Within Halorubrum lacusprofundi ATCC 49239, the genomic segment AGCGAGGCGAATCCGGAGAGAATGTACGTCGCCCCCAGCCGAACCACGTCGTCGTCGCCGCTCCCGCCCGAGCAGCCGGCCAACGCGACGGTCGCACCGGCGCCGGCGGCCTGCAGGAATCGTCGCCGACCGACCGGCGAGCGGCTTTCCGAATTCGTCTCGATATCTCTGGTTCGGTTTCGCTTGTTTTCTTCATCCGGACTTGCAGTTACCATTGTTAACGATTATCCGTGAGTGTCCGCCCTATATAAATATTCAGGTCAATCATATGCACCGCTCCGTCTTTGAGTGGGGACCGGCAGCCGCTCGCTGCGTCACGGCTGCACCGCCGGGGGCGTCACCGTCTGGTTGGGGCGAGTCCCGATCGATTAAAGTCAACTTGTGCTAATCAACCGCTAGTGGTTGTTACCGACCGAACGGGTGGTAGACGCGATCAACCGACCCAAAAACTCGACCGATCGGCGCAACGAGCCGGAGGTACGGCGTGACCGACGTGACCCTCGCGGTCGTCGCGGGGACGACTGCAACCGCCGCGATCGACGGGATCAGCGCCGCGGGCGCGGATCCGGAACTCCGGAAACACACCCCGAGCGCCGACATTGAGATCGTCGCCGACGGGCGGCCCGCACCCGACTCGGTGGTCCCAGTCAGCCCCTCGGGCTGTCCGACCCCCGCGGTCGTCACCCGAGCCGTGCGCGAGCTCGTCGGGTTCGAGTTCGTCGGGGTCGACGCCGGCCTCGCGGTCCCGACGGCCCCGACGGGGGCGCAGGTCCTCGACGCGGGTGCCGCGCCCGGCGGCGACGTGCGCGACCCGGAGCCCGTCCCGGACGCCGCGGCGATCTTCGAGGCGGCGCGCGGACTGGTGCCGGAGATAGTGGAGAGTCGGACGAACGCGTCCGACGGCGACGATGTCGACGCCGACGACGATCGCGAACTCCTCGTCGCCGAGACGATCCCCGGCGGCACGACGACCGCGCTCGGCGTCCTCACCGCGCTCGGCGAGCGCCCGGCCGTCTCTTCGTCGCTGCCGGCGAACCCCCTTGGAACCAAGCGAGCGGTCGTCGACGAGGGGCTGGCCGCCAGCGAGATCGCCGCTGGTGACGCGGCCGACGACCCGCTCGACGCGCTCCGGCTGATGGGCGACCCCGTGCTCGCCGCGGCCGCCGGCCTCGTGGTCGGCGCGGTCGAGCGCGGCGTGCCGGTCACGCTCGCGGGCGGCACCCAAATGGCGACGGTCGCCGCGCTCGCCCGGCACGCGGGCGTGGAGGGCCGACTCCCGCTCGCGACGACCTCGTTCGTCGCCGACGACCCCTCCGCGGACGTGGGCGCGCTCGCGGACGATCTCGGGCTGACGCTCGCCGCGACCGACCCGGCGTTCGGCGAGAGCGACCACCCGGCGATGGCGGCGTACGCCCGCGGCGAGGCGAAGGAGGGCGTCGGGATGGGCGGCGCGTTGGCGCTCTCCGAGCGCGCCGGCGTCCCCGCGGGCGACGTGCGCGACCGGGTCGCTGCACTCACCGACCGCCTGCTGGCCGAGCGGGAGTCCCCGTCATGAAGGGCCTCGTCCTCGGTGGCACCGCTTCCGGGGTCGGCAAGACTGTCGCGACGCTCGCGACGATCCGGGCGCTGGAAGACGCCGGCCACGCCGTCCAGCCGGCGAAGGCAGGGCCGGACTTCATCGACCCGAGCCACCACGAGCGCGTGACGGGGCGTCCCTCGCGCACGCTCGACCTGTGGTTACAGGGTGAGGACGGACTTCGTCGGAACTACGCCCGCGGCGAGGGCGACGTCTGCGTCGTCGAGGGCGCCATGGGGCTGTACGACGGCGACGGGTCGAGCACGGCCGCGGTCGCCGAGACGCTCGGCCTTCCGGTCGTGCTCGTGGTCGACGCGAGCGCCGGCATGGAGAGCGTCGCGGCGACCGCACTCGGCTTCCGGGCGTACGCCGACCGGATCGGCCGCGGCATCGACGTGGTCGGCGTGATCGCCCAGCGCGCGCACGGCGGGCGCCACGCCGACGGAATCCGCGAGGCGCTCCCGGACGACCTCACGTACTTCGGCCGAATTCCGCCGAACGACGACCTCGCGGTACCCGACCGCCACCTCGGCCTACACATGGGCGACGAGTCGCCCGTGCCCGACGACGCGCTCGACGCGGCCGCGGAGGGACTCCGGACTGAGCGGCTCGTCGATATCTCGCGGGAGCCGGCGGGTGCGTTGGAGCCAGCGACAGCGGTCGAGTCGACCGACGGCGACCGCCCCCGCGTTGCGGTCGCCCGCGACGACGCCTTCCGGTTCATGTATCCAGCGACGATCGAACGCCTGCGCGAGCGAGCGACGGTGGAGCCGTTCGCGCCGATCGCGGGCGATTCCCTCCCGCCCTGTGACGGCGTCTACCTCCCCGGCGGTTACCCGGAGCTGCACGCCGCAGAACTGGCGATGAGCCCGGCGCTTGACGAGGTCGCGAGCGCGGCCGCCGAGGGGACTCCCGTGCTCGGCGAGTGCGGCGGGCTGATGGCGCTCGCCGAGTCGCTGACGACGGTCGACGGCGAGACGCACGCGATGGCCGGCGTCCTCCCGGCCGACGTGCGAATGTGCGACCGGTATCAGGCGCTCGATCACGTCGAACTTCGGGCGACGCGGGACGCGCCGACGGCGTCGGCGGGGTCGACCCTGCGGGGTCACGAGTTCCACTACTCGACAGCCGAGATCGGGACCGACGCCCGGTTCGCCTTCGACGTCGAGCGCGGGACAGGGATCGACGGCGACAACGATGGCCTGATCGAACACCAAACGCTCGGAACGTACTGTCACGTCCACCCCGAAAGCGGGGCGTTCGACGCGTTTCTCGACGGACTGTGATCGCGATGGCGACTGCTCCCCTCCTTACCCCCGTACTCGCCTCCCTCGCCACGCTGGCGATCGCGGTCGCCCTCGACCTCGCGCTCGCGGAGCCACCCGCCCGAGTCCACCCCGTCGCGCTGTTCGGGTCGGTCGTCGGTCGGTTCGACCGCTCGTGGTCGCGCCCCCGGCTCGTCGGCGTCGCGGTCGCGGTCGGGCTCCCGATCGGTGTCGCGGCGTTTGCGGGCGGGATCGTCGCAGCCGCCTCCTTCGCTCTTCCCGCCTTCTCCGCCCTCCCCGTTCTCGTCGCCGGAACGATCCTCTTCACGACCGTCAGCCTCCGAATGCTGCTGGCGACGACCGCCGAGGTCGTCGAACTGACGGAAACGGATCCGGACGCGGCCCGGGAATCGGTGCGCGCGCTCGCGGGCCGGGACGCGACCGACCTCTCCCCGGCCGACCTCCGGAGCGCGGCCGTCGAGAGCGCGGCCGAGAACCTCGCCGACGGGTTCGTCGCGCCCCTCGGCGGGTTCGCGCTCGGAGCGACGGTCGGACTCGCGGTCGGCGGTTCCGAAGTCGCGCTCCCGCTTGCCGCGGGGGTTGCCGCCGCGGTCTGGGTGAAGGCCGTCAACACGCTCGACTCGATGCTCGGCTACCGCTCGAAGCCGGTCGGGTGGGCGAGCGCTCGGCTCGACGACGCCGTGATGTTCCTCCCGGCCCGCGTGACCGCCGGCTGTCTTTCGGTCGCGGCCGGATCGATCGAAGCCCTCCGCTGGGCCGCATCGTGGGCCGGGAAGCCCGGATCGCCGAACTCCGGGTGGCCGATGGCGACCGCCGCGGCCGCGCTCGACGTGCGACTGGAGAAACCCGGTCACTACGTCCTCAACCCGGACGCGAGCCCGCCCAGCGTCGTCGACGCGGAGCGGGCGGTACGGCTCGTCGGCGTTTCCGGCGGGGTCGCGGTCGCTCTCGCGGCGGGATGGCTACTCGCGACAAGATGGCTCCCGGCTCCTGCGGGGGTGATCGGATGATCCTGACCGCGCTCCGCGGGGCGCTCGGCTTCCTCACCCGAATCCCGGTCGGCCGCGACGAGGCGGCGTGGGCGGCGTTCGCGCGGTCGCCGTGGACGTTCCCGGTCGTCGGGTACCTCGTCGGCGGGCTCGTTGCCCTCTCCCTGTTCGTGCCTGCGCCCGCCCCTACGGTCGCGCTCGCGTTCGTCCTCGCCGTCTACGCCGTCACTGGGATCGGTCACCTCGACGGCGTGGCCGACATCGGCGACGCCGCGGCCGTCCACGGGGACCGCGAGGAGCGCCGGCGCGTGCTGAAAGACTCCGCGCTCGGCGTCGGCGGGACGGTCGCGCTCGCGCTCGTCGTGCTCGGGCTGGCGACCGCCGCGCTCGGACTGGTCGAGGTTGCGGCGACCGCGGGGGACGGGGGACCTCTCCCCCCTGTGATCGGAATCGTTGTCGCCGCCGAGGTCGGCGCGAAGGCCGCGACGGCGACGCTCGTCTGCGTCGGGGACGCGCCCCACGAAGGGCTCGGCTCCGCGCTGACCGGCGAGTCGTCTCCCGGCGCGACGCTCTCGGTCTTCGCGCTGGCGGCGCCGGCCGCCCTACTCACGTGGCCTCAGGTCCTACCGGGTCTCGCGGCGCTTCTTGTTGCGCTGGCGACGGCGGCGCTCGTCGCCCGGTGGTCCCGCCGACGACTCGGCGGCGTCTCCGGCGACGTGCTCGGCGCGACCACCGAACTCGCGCGGGTCGCCGCGCTGCACGCGGGGGTGATCGCGTGGACGCGCTTCTGATGTGCGGCGGCCGCGGCACCCGCCTCGGCGGCGAGACGGAGAAGCCCCTCCGAGAGATCACGGGGCGGCCGATGGTCGACCGCGTGCTCGACGCGCTCGTCGAGAGCCGGATCGAGACGACCCATACAATCGTCTCTCCGCACGCGACGCGTACGCGGGAGCGCCTCGCTGCGCGGGCGAACGATTCCCCGTCGCTGTCGATAGTCGACGCGCCGGGGAACGGCTACGTCGCCGACCTGCAGTACGCGATGGGAACTGTCGGCGCGGGCGGAGCGCCCCTCCTGACGGTCGCCGCTGACCTCCCGCTTTTGGACGGCGCGGCGGTGAACGCGGTTCTCGACGCGGCCCGCACCGCCGACGGCGACTCGCTCACCGTCTGTGTACCGGCGGCCCGCAAGCGCGAACTGGGCGTCAGCGCGGACGCGACGACCGAGATCGACGGTCGCGAGGTCGTTCCGGCCGGGATCAACGTCGTGGGCGGGAGCGACACATCCGAACGGGACGACGGCGAGGATTCGACCGCCGACCACGGCGGCGCCGTCCACCTCACCGACGACGCCCGACTCGCCGTCAACGTCAACTACCCGTCGGACGTGCGGACCGCAGAGCGGCTACTGAACAGCGATTCAACGGGATACCACACCGACCAATGAACCTCGACACCGCGCTCGACCTCGAACGCGAACCGCACGGCAGCAGCGACGACCCCGACCCGCTGGATTTCTCGGCGAACATCAACCCCGAGGTTCCGCCGGGCGTTGAGGAGGCGTACCGCGAGGCGTTCGCGGCCGCGCGGTCGTACCCGGTCGAGCCGCCCGAGTCGTTCCGCGAGGCCGCCGCCGAGTACGTCGACTGCGACCCGGACGCGGTCGTGCCGACGCCGGGTGGACTCGCCGCGATCCGCGCGGCGATCGCGCTCGCGGTCGATCCGGGGGACACCGCCCTGATTCCGGCACCGAGCTTCGGCGAGTACGCCCGCGAGGTGCGACTGCAGGGCGGCGAGCCCGCCTTCGTCGCTGCCGACGCGGTCCTCGACGCCGACCCGGCGGACCACGCGCTCGCGGTCGTCTGCGCCCCGAACAACCCCACGGGGACCGACTACGAGCGCGCGGAGCTGGAGGGGTTCGCGGCGCGGTGCCGCGCGGCCGACACGCTCCTGCTCGTCGACGAGGCGTTCCGCGGGTTCACCGATCGCCCCTCGCTCGCGGGGGAGGAGGGCGTCGTCGTCGCCCGGTCGCTGACGAAGCTGTTCGGGCTCCCCGGGATCCGGGCGGGGTTCGCGGTCGCGACGGGCAAGTTCGGCGCGGCGCTGGAGCGCGCTCGACGGCCGTGGAACGTGAGCGTTCCGGCGCTGGCGACCGGTGCGCACTGCATGCGGCAGGGGGGATTTATAAGGAGAACCCGCGAGCGCATTCGCTCGGAGCGGTCGCGGATGGCCGCGACGCTTGCGGAGCGGTACGACGTGGCCCCCTCCGAGGCGCCGTTTCTGCTGCTCGACGTGGGAGAGGGGGAGAGGGGGCGGTCCGTTGAGCAGGCCGTGGCCGACGCCCGCGACCGCGGCGTCGCGATTCGGGACGCAACCACCTTCCGCGGGCTCGACTCGCACGTCCGGGTCGCGGTGCGCCGGCCCGCCGAGAACGACCGCCTGCTGGCGGCGCTGGGCGTTGGCGACGGGACGGCGACCGACCCCTCGGAGGCCGACGATGTTTGAGGCGGCCGTGCGCGATGGCGTGCTCCGCCTGCGCCGACCCGAGACGCGCTGGCTCTCCACCGGCTGGAACGGGGGCCGGTTGCGGGCCGACGCCGCCTACAACGTCTCGGTGCCGGAGGGGTTCGACCGGACCGACCTCGGCGCGTACCGCGACGAGCGGCTGGCGCGGGCGGGGTTTAAAAGTGAAGAGGACCCGCCAACCCTGTTCACCGGCGTTTCGATGGTCCACGCGTACGGCGCACGTCTCGGATCGGTCGTCGCGTACGCGACCGTCGGGCTGTCGAACCCGGCGATGTTGCCGATGGATCCGACGGGAGTGACAGGAGCGACGGACGATGCTGGCGACTCGGAGCCCGGCGCCGCGGCGTCGACCGGGGAACCGCCCCGGCGACCCGGTACGGTCAACCTGGTAGTCGGAACGACGCGGCGGCTCGCCGACGGCGCGGCGGCGAACCTCGTCGCGGTCGCGGCCGAGGCGAAGGCCGCGACGTTGCTCGCGACGGCGGGCGTGCCGGGGACGACGAGCGACGCGGTGGTCGTCGGCGACGACCCGACCGGGGAGCCGGCGGCCTTCTCGGGCAGCGCCACTCCGGTCGGCGCGGCGGCCCGCGTCTGCGTCCGGGACGCGGTCCGCGCGAGCCTGCGGTCGCGGTACCCGGACGGCGACCTGCCCGGTCCGGCCGCCGACGCCGAGCACGGCGTCGTCGCCGACGAACGAGCGGAGGTTTTCGAGCTATGACAACAGACAACAACGACACCGACAGCACCACCGACGACGACGCAGACGCACCGACGGACGGAGAACCGACCGAGAGCGACGAGAGCTCCGACCCCGCCGCCCGAACGCCCGGCGGGGGCTCGGCCCCCGAACCGGAGCCGATCGAGCCGGCCGCGCCCGAAGAGTTCGGGCTCGTGCAGGCGTGGTGGGGCGACGGGAAGGGGAAGACCACCGCGGCGATGGGGATGGGGTTCCGGGCCGCGGGCCACGGCTACCGCGTCCACATGCTCCAGTTCATGAAGGGCGGCGCCGACAGCGTCGAGGGCGTCAGGGGAGAGTACAACGCGATCGCCGCGATGCCGGGATTCAGCTACGAGAACGCCGGCCACTACGGCTGGCACGGACTCCTCGACGGCTCCGGCGACGACGAGCACGAGGCGAAGGCGAGCGCGGCGTTCGAGCGCGCGGAGGACCTCGTCGCGGGCGCGGCCGACGCCGACCTGGCCGCCCCGATCCCGCTCGACGGCGACCCCGACGACGGGGTCCACATGCTGATCCTCGACGAGGTGTTGTACGCGGCCGATCGCGGACTCGTCGACCCCGAGGAGGTCGTCGCGCTCGCGGAGTCGAAGCCGGAGACCCTCGAACTCGTCCTCACCGGAAGCCACGGCGAGCCCGACTACCTCGACGGGGTTGCCGACCTGATCACGAACGTCCGGAAGGACGCCCACCCGTTCGACGCGGGGCATCGCGCCCGGCGAGGGACGGAGTACTGACGTGGCGCCGATCCGAGCCGCATGACCGACCACAATCTCGACACCGAGACAATCCTCGTCGCCGGCACCGCGAGCCACGCCGGTAAGAGCACGCTCGTGGCCGGGCTCTGCCGACTCCTCGCGCGCCGGGGCGTCTCTGTCGCGCCTTTTAAGGCTCAGAACATGAGCAACAACGCTCGGGTCGCGCTCACGCCCGACGGCGAGTGGGGCGAGATTGGCGTCTCACAGCACGTGCAAGCGCGAGCCGCCCAGATCCCGGCGACGACCGACATGAACCCCGTCCTGCTCAAACCCCGCGGCGACGGCGAGAGCCAGTTGGTGATCAACGGGGGGGCGGTCGGCCACTTCGCGGCCGGCGAGTACTACGAGTCGCACTGGGACCAAGCACGGGACGCGGCGGTCGCGGCTCACCGTCGACTGGCGGCCGATCACGACGTGATCGTCGCGGAGGGAGCGGGGAGTATCGCCGAGATCAACCTCCACGACCGCGACCTCGCGAACGTGGAGTGCGCCCGGTTCGCCGACGCCGCAATCGTGATCGCGGTCGACATCGAGCGCGGCGGCGCCTTCGCGAGCCTCTACGGCACCCTCGAACTCCTCCCCGACGACGTTCGCGAGCGCGTCGCCGGCGCCGTGATCACCAAATTCCGCGGCGACCCCGCCCTCTTGGAGCCCGGCATCGAGGAGATCGAAGCGCGGACCGAGGTCCCGATCGTCGGCGTCGTCCCGCACGACGACCCCGGCCTCCCGGCCGAGGACAGTCTCTCGCTGCCGGACGCGGACGGTGAGGGCGGACCCGGCGTTTCCGGCACCGACGACGGCGTCCCCGAGGAGGAGACGGTCCGGATCGCGGTCCCCCGGCTCCCGCGCATCTCGAACTTCACCGATCTGACGCCGCTCGCTCGTGAGCCGGGGGTCCGGGTGGCGTACGTCCCGCTCGACGCGACCCTCGACGCCCCCCTCGCCGACGCCGACGCGGTCGTCCTCCCCGGCTCGAAGAACACGGTCGACGACCTGCTCGCGCTGCGCGAGGCGGGCCTCGACGAGGCGATCCGCCGCTTCGAGGGCCCGATCGTCGGGATCTGCGGCGGCTACCAGCTGCTCGGCGAGCGGATCACCGGCGCCGATATCGAGGGCACCGGCTCGGAATCAACCGTCGAGGGCGTCGGCGTGCTCCCGGTCGAGACGCACTTCTCGCCCGACAAGCGCGTCGAGCGCGTAACGCGCACCGTCGCCGGTGTCGGCCCGCTGGCCGGGGCGACCGGAACCGCAGCTGGCTACGAGATCCACATGGGTCGATCGTCACCGACCGGAGAGACCGCCCGCCCGCTGGGCCCGGAGAGCGCGGCGACGGGCCGGGCGCTGGGGACCTACCTCCACGGGCTCTTCGAGAACGGGGCGGTCCGTGACGCCTTCGTATCCACCGTCTTCGAGATGGCGGACGAGTCGCGGCCCACGGAGCCGTCGCGGTCGGCTGGAGATCCAGACGACACCGATCGATCCTCCTACGACCGCGCCGCCGACCTCGTCGCCGAGAATGTCGACCTCGCGGCCGCAGGGCTCGGCGAGTTGGAGTGACCGTGCGGGACGCGGCGATCGCATGGAATCGCGTAAAATCGCGGTCGATCCTGCGGCTCGGACGCGACCTCCGATACCGGTGCCGGAAGGTATATTGTTTTGAGTCCCCAATACTGGTGCATGAGCGACACCGCAGACGCGACTGACGGGGGCGAATCGACGAAAAGCGAGCGCGAGCGCATCCGCGAGCGCAAGCTCCGGGAGCTTCAGGAGGAGCTGGAACGCGAGGGCGAGATCGGCGGCGAGCCGGCCGAGAAGCTGGGCGAGGAGTCGACGGCGACCCCGGACGAGCCGATCGATGTCGCCGGACCGGAGGAGTTCCGCCGTGTCGTCGACGAGCACGACGTGGTGGTAGTCGACTGCTACGCCGACTGGTGCGGCCCCTGTCAGATGATGGAGCCGACGATCGAGGCGATCGCAAGCGACACCGACGCCGCCGTGGCGAAGGTCGATGTCGACGCCAACCCGGAGATCGCCCAGCAGCTCGGCGCACGCAGTATCCCGACCCTCCTCGTGTACGCCGACGGTGAGGCGGTCGACCGGTTTACGGGCGCGCAGGACCGAACGACGCTGGAGTCGGCGATCGAACGCGCGGCCTGACCCCGGCCGGAACGTCGACGAGAATCGCTCACACCGCCCGACCTGTCCCCCTGCGACCGCGGCGAGGACGGCCGGTCGCGCAACCTCTAAGACGCGAGCGACGCGACTGATCGTATGAAAATCGCGATACTCGGCGGCACAGGGGATATCGGACAAGGCCTCGCGCTTCGGCTCGCAGCTGACACCCATCACGAGGTCACCATCGGCTCGCGCGACGCAGAGCGGGCG encodes:
- a CDS encoding cobyric acid synthase: MTDHNLDTETILVAGTASHAGKSTLVAGLCRLLARRGVSVAPFKAQNMSNNARVALTPDGEWGEIGVSQHVQARAAQIPATTDMNPVLLKPRGDGESQLVINGGAVGHFAAGEYYESHWDQARDAAVAAHRRLAADHDVIVAEGAGSIAEINLHDRDLANVECARFADAAIVIAVDIERGGAFASLYGTLELLPDDVRERVAGAVITKFRGDPALLEPGIEEIEARTEVPIVGVVPHDDPGLPAEDSLSLPDADGEGGPGVSGTDDGVPEEETVRIAVPRLPRISNFTDLTPLAREPGVRVAYVPLDATLDAPLADADAVVLPGSKNTVDDLLALREAGLDEAIRRFEGPIVGICGGYQLLGERITGADIEGTGSESTVEGVGVLPVETHFSPDKRVERVTRTVAGVGPLAGATGTAAGYEIHMGRSSPTGETARPLGPESAATGRALGTYLHGLFENGAVRDAFVSTVFEMADESRPTEPSRSAGDPDDTDRSSYDRAADLVAENVDLAAAGLGELE
- a CDS encoding aminotransferase class I/II-fold pyridoxal phosphate-dependent enzyme, translating into MNLDTALDLEREPHGSSDDPDPLDFSANINPEVPPGVEEAYREAFAAARSYPVEPPESFREAAAEYVDCDPDAVVPTPGGLAAIRAAIALAVDPGDTALIPAPSFGEYAREVRLQGGEPAFVAADAVLDADPADHALAVVCAPNNPTGTDYERAELEGFAARCRAADTLLLVDEAFRGFTDRPSLAGEEGVVVARSLTKLFGLPGIRAGFAVATGKFGAALERARRPWNVSVPALATGAHCMRQGGFIRRTRERIRSERSRMAATLAERYDVAPSEAPFLLLDVGEGERGRSVEQAVADARDRGVAIRDATTFRGLDSHVRVAVRRPAENDRLLAALGVGDGTATDPSEADDV
- the cobS gene encoding adenosylcobinamide-GDP ribazoletransferase, with translation MILTALRGALGFLTRIPVGRDEAAWAAFARSPWTFPVVGYLVGGLVALSLFVPAPAPTVALAFVLAVYAVTGIGHLDGVADIGDAAAVHGDREERRRVLKDSALGVGGTVALALVVLGLATAALGLVEVAATAGDGGPLPPVIGIVVAAEVGAKAATATLVCVGDAPHEGLGSALTGESSPGATLSVFALAAPAALLTWPQVLPGLAALLVALATAALVARWSRRRLGGVSGDVLGATTELARVAALHAGVIAWTRF
- a CDS encoding adenosylcobinamide amidohydrolase: MFEAAVRDGVLRLRRPETRWLSTGWNGGRLRADAAYNVSVPEGFDRTDLGAYRDERLARAGFKSEEDPPTLFTGVSMVHAYGARLGSVVAYATVGLSNPAMLPMDPTGVTGATDDAGDSEPGAAASTGEPPRRPGTVNLVVGTTRRLADGAAANLVAVAAEAKAATLLATAGVPGTTSDAVVVGDDPTGEPAAFSGSATPVGAAARVCVRDAVRASLRSRYPDGDLPGPAADAEHGVVADERAEVFEL
- a CDS encoding nicotinate-nucleotide--dimethylbenzimidazole phosphoribosyltransferase gives rise to the protein MTDVTLAVVAGTTATAAIDGISAAGADPELRKHTPSADIEIVADGRPAPDSVVPVSPSGCPTPAVVTRAVRELVGFEFVGVDAGLAVPTAPTGAQVLDAGAAPGGDVRDPEPVPDAAAIFEAARGLVPEIVESRTNASDGDDVDADDDRELLVAETIPGGTTTALGVLTALGERPAVSSSLPANPLGTKRAVVDEGLAASEIAAGDAADDPLDALRLMGDPVLAAAAGLVVGAVERGVPVTLAGGTQMATVAALARHAGVEGRLPLATTSFVADDPSADVGALADDLGLTLAATDPAFGESDHPAMAAYARGEAKEGVGMGGALALSERAGVPAGDVRDRVAALTDRLLAERESPS
- the trxA gene encoding thioredoxin produces the protein MSDTADATDGGESTKSERERIRERKLRELQEELEREGEIGGEPAEKLGEESTATPDEPIDVAGPEEFRRVVDEHDVVVVDCYADWCGPCQMMEPTIEAIASDTDAAVAKVDVDANPEIAQQLGARSIPTLLVYADGEAVDRFTGAQDRTTLESAIERAA
- a CDS encoding cob(I)yrinic acid a,c-diamide adenosyltransferase, whose translation is MTTDNNDTDSTTDDDADAPTDGEPTESDESSDPAARTPGGGSAPEPEPIEPAAPEEFGLVQAWWGDGKGKTTAAMGMGFRAAGHGYRVHMLQFMKGGADSVEGVRGEYNAIAAMPGFSYENAGHYGWHGLLDGSGDDEHEAKASAAFERAEDLVAGAADADLAAPIPLDGDPDDGVHMLILDEVLYAADRGLVDPEEVVALAESKPETLELVLTGSHGEPDYLDGVADLITNVRKDAHPFDAGHRARRGTEY
- a CDS encoding GTP--adenosylcobinamide-phosphate guanylyltransferase, which gives rise to MCGGRGTRLGGETEKPLREITGRPMVDRVLDALVESRIETTHTIVSPHATRTRERLAARANDSPSLSIVDAPGNGYVADLQYAMGTVGAGGAPLLTVAADLPLLDGAAVNAVLDAARTADGDSLTVCVPAARKRELGVSADATTEIDGREVVPAGINVVGGSDTSERDDGEDSTADHGGAVHLTDDARLAVNVNYPSDVRTAERLLNSDSTGYHTDQ
- a CDS encoding CobD/CbiB family cobalamin biosynthesis protein gives rise to the protein MATAPLLTPVLASLATLAIAVALDLALAEPPARVHPVALFGSVVGRFDRSWSRPRLVGVAVAVGLPIGVAAFAGGIVAAASFALPAFSALPVLVAGTILFTTVSLRMLLATTAEVVELTETDPDAARESVRALAGRDATDLSPADLRSAAVESAAENLADGFVAPLGGFALGATVGLAVGGSEVALPLAAGVAAAVWVKAVNTLDSMLGYRSKPVGWASARLDDAVMFLPARVTAGCLSVAAGSIEALRWAASWAGKPGSPNSGWPMATAAAALDVRLEKPGHYVLNPDASPPSVVDAERAVRLVGVSGGVAVALAAGWLLATRWLPAPAGVIG
- a CDS encoding cobyrinic acid a,c-diamide synthase encodes the protein MKGLVLGGTASGVGKTVATLATIRALEDAGHAVQPAKAGPDFIDPSHHERVTGRPSRTLDLWLQGEDGLRRNYARGEGDVCVVEGAMGLYDGDGSSTAAVAETLGLPVVLVVDASAGMESVAATALGFRAYADRIGRGIDVVGVIAQRAHGGRHADGIREALPDDLTYFGRIPPNDDLAVPDRHLGLHMGDESPVPDDALDAAAEGLRTERLVDISREPAGALEPATAVESTDGDRPRVAVARDDAFRFMYPATIERLRERATVEPFAPIAGDSLPPCDGVYLPGGYPELHAAELAMSPALDEVASAAAEGTPVLGECGGLMALAESLTTVDGETHAMAGVLPADVRMCDRYQALDHVELRATRDAPTASAGSTLRGHEFHYSTAEIGTDARFAFDVERGTGIDGDNDGLIEHQTLGTYCHVHPESGAFDAFLDGL